In the Hordeum vulgare subsp. vulgare chromosome 7H, MorexV3_pseudomolecules_assembly, whole genome shotgun sequence genome, one interval contains:
- the LOC123407622 gene encoding uncharacterized protein LOC123407622: MPPPAAAAAGGGETPSGVAAESSASAEESRWLAALSEPELDLLISLKMLAVRRAETAGRPHLADALDLRTLRALGVVLLEDFKQRLREETSVDATGLDRLALSRDPVMDVGISSNTSSDSEVYRRRSKDQAIESSGVKRKRKQTRDWRHGEAVRRNKKRRKTS, encoded by the exons ATGCCgccacccgccgccgccgccgccggcggcggcgaAACCCCGTCCGGGGTAGCCGCAGAGAGCAGCGCCAGCGCGGAGGAGTCGCGGTGGCTCGCGGCCCTCTCCGAACCCGAGCTC GATCTGCTCATCAGCCTGAAGATGCTGGCTGTGAGGCGGGCCGAGACGGCCGGCCGCCCccacctcgccgacgccttggatCTGCGCACGCTGCGGGCTCTCG GTGTTGTTTTGCTGGAAGATTTCAAACAACGGCTAAGAGAAGAAACCTCAGTCGATGCAACCGGTCTTGATAGACTTGCGCTATCGAGGGATCCTGTTATGGATGTTGGCATCAGTAGTAATACTAGTAGTGACTCCGAGGTGTACAGGCGGCGCAGCAAAGATCAAGCAATAGAGTCAAGCGGTGTAAAGAGAAAACGAAAGCAAACGCGTGATTG GCGTCATGGAGAGGCTGTCCGaaggaacaagaaaagaagaaaaacgaGCTAG